Below is a genomic region from Candidatus Neptunochlamydia vexilliferae.
TATAATGCCCGGGCGATTATCCTCACCTGCTCGATGATCATTCTTGGCTACCTCATGGTGAGCAAGTGGAAATTCCCGAGCCTCAAAACCCTCCACTTTCGGGTCCCTTCCTTCCATCTCGTCCTCTTCACCGTTCTTCTCGCCATCTTCATCCTCTACGGGATCTTCTATTATCTTCCCCTTGTCCTCCTTGTCTGTTCTCTCGGCTACATCCTGACCGGATGTATCCTCACCCTCATCCGTCTTATCGCGGGCAAGAAGTCGAAGACCCTCGTCGATTTCGAAATCGACGACGATGCCCCCTAGTGCTCCGATTCAAAAGTTTTTAGTCTAGAGGGTGTCGCCATAAGATGATCAATCCTTAAGTCCTTTCTATGGGAAATTTCATCGTTGTCCTCCTTCAGAAGCCCGATTTGGGCTTCCTGCATCGGACGCCTTGAACTTCCCTCATAGTAAGTTCTTCTTTATTGACCATCTTATGACGATACCCTCTAGTTTGACCGGTCTTTTTAGACTTGGAGATCTCTCAAAATCTCGCCTTGCCTAACCTATTTACAGAAAATCCAAAGTGCTACTTTGGATTATCCAAGGTTGAGGTTTGATGAAATATCCTTCTTTAAGGTTTAATAGGGTGTATGAACTACCTTATTGCAATCATTCCAACGGCGCTAGCGATCTTTTTTTATCTAAAGTGGCAAAAAGCGCGCGAAGAAAATATCCACCTAAAAGCGCGGGAAGAAGCTCAGGGGCAAGCTATGGAAGAGAAGGTGGCCCTTCTTGGGGCAACGCAGGAAAAACTTTCGCAGGCGTTTAAGGCCCTTTCAAGTGAGGCCCTAGAAAAGAGCAATGCTTCCTTTTTGCAGCTGGCAAAGGAAACCCTTGGCAATTTTCAGGAAAAGGCGAAGGGGGACTTGGAGAAGCGGCAAGCATCGATCGAACATGTCCTTAAACCGGTGCAGGAATCGCTCACTAAGCTTGATAAGGGGATGCAGGCGATAGAAAAGGAGCGGAAGGGAGAACAAGAATCGCTCAAGACGCAGCTGAAGATAATGGTCGATATGGAAAAAGAGCTGCGGAATGAAACAGCGACCCTTGTAAAAGCTTTGAGAAAGCCCATTGTGCGAGGACGGTGGGGAGAGATGCAGCTCCGCCGCGTTGTTGAGCTTGCCGGAATGATCAACCATTGTGACTTTTACGAGCAGGAGACAGGGGAGTCGGGGCAGATGCGTCCCGATGTGATCATCCGTCTTCCTGGCGATAAGCAGGTAATCGTCGATGCGAAGACCCCTTGCGAAGCCTACCTAGAAGCGATCCAAGCCGATGACCAAGATATCAAGGATGAAAAGTTCAAGCATCATGCTCGCCAGGTGCGGCAACATGTGATGGCTCTTGGAAAAAAAGCTTATTGGCAGAGTTTTCAGCCAACCCCTGAATTTGTTGTTCTCTTTATCCCTTCTGATAATTTCTTTAGCTCAGCACTTGAGTTTGACCCCTCCCTCATCGAGGTCGGGGTGGAGCAAGGGGTGATCATCGC
It encodes:
- the rmuC gene encoding DNA recombination protein RmuC; amino-acid sequence: MNYLIAIIPTALAIFFYLKWQKAREENIHLKAREEAQGQAMEEKVALLGATQEKLSQAFKALSSEALEKSNASFLQLAKETLGNFQEKAKGDLEKRQASIEHVLKPVQESLTKLDKGMQAIEKERKGEQESLKTQLKIMVDMEKELRNETATLVKALRKPIVRGRWGEMQLRRVVELAGMINHCDFYEQETGESGQMRPDVIIRLPGDKQVIVDAKTPCEAYLEAIQADDQDIKDEKFKHHARQVRQHVMALGKKAYWQSFQPTPEFVVLFIPSDNFFSSALEFDPSLIEVGVEQGVIIATPTTLIGLLRAIAYGWKQEKLSLHAEEVSKLGHELYKRITDMSEHWSKVGRTLASSVDAYNKAVGSLESRVLVSARKFKEMGAAARSIELDTLEGIDRVPRELQAPEMVDK